Proteins encoded in a region of the Leptolyngbya sp. CCY15150 genome:
- a CDS encoding SpoIID/LytB domain-containing protein, translating to MSQLVSVSSPHLTLSTPKRTVGWLYVSVSTCIVCWVGLSAKPSVAQSPPNPVLDIGIVQRFGTEEDHELVLEPLTGDRLTVQFKTGDQEQTLTTTRLKVDVVMQPLDEPVIDERVVLSTHRSFESAEDSANQWRSRGIEVEIAQPRQWQVWAKRDVYHSPLLRRLLFQNLQANGATVAFLDSQVKTQVPMAAFTADGFRYHRDEFEILSANSRIRVDSNLDNTNRLYGGDMRLQPNAYGTYTLVNEVPLETYLRGVVPHEIGLAAPPTTIEAQAILARTYVLRNLRRFDIDDYQLCADTQCQVYWGLSGADPISDRAITATQGLVLTYQNELVDALYSSTTGGITAPFGDVWNGSDRPYLQAVIDSVQGSWDLPNNRLDNEANFRRFISLERGFNEETWELFRWREEQSLAQISNDMREYLRSKQNPLASFTQIKNLQVTERSPAGRVQRLLVDTDLGSIELEKDEILRALWGPNSTLFYLDPMYEPAAANTPPEDRQLRGYAFVGGGFGHGVGMSQTGAYNLGRLGWSSDRILGFYYLNTTVQPLSDRLVFWRDPAESAVSQQPTEAIVSE from the coding sequence ATGAGTCAGCTTGTATCGGTTAGTTCTCCACATCTGACGTTATCTACTCCGAAGCGTACGGTGGGATGGTTATACGTTTCTGTATCAACTTGTATCGTTTGCTGGGTTGGGCTATCGGCAAAGCCCAGCGTGGCCCAGTCGCCGCCTAACCCGGTGCTCGACATTGGCATTGTGCAGCGCTTTGGGACAGAAGAAGACCATGAACTTGTTTTAGAACCCCTCACGGGCGATCGCCTCACGGTGCAGTTCAAAACGGGGGATCAGGAGCAAACGTTGACCACCACGCGCCTGAAGGTTGATGTGGTGATGCAGCCCTTGGATGAACCGGTGATCGATGAGCGGGTTGTCCTCAGCACCCACCGCAGTTTTGAAAGTGCTGAAGATAGTGCTAATCAGTGGCGATCGCGGGGCATTGAGGTGGAAATTGCTCAGCCGCGCCAGTGGCAGGTGTGGGCCAAGCGAGATGTGTACCACAGTCCTTTACTACGGCGACTGCTGTTCCAAAATCTGCAGGCAAACGGTGCCACGGTGGCCTTTTTAGACTCCCAGGTGAAAACCCAGGTGCCGATGGCGGCGTTCACCGCCGATGGTTTCCGCTATCACCGAGATGAGTTTGAGATCCTGTCGGCCAACAGCCGCATTCGTGTTGACTCCAACCTCGACAACACCAACCGGCTCTATGGCGGCGACATGCGCCTCCAGCCCAATGCCTACGGTACCTATACCCTCGTTAACGAAGTTCCCCTGGAAACCTACCTGCGCGGCGTCGTGCCCCATGAAATTGGGCTCGCAGCTCCGCCCACCACCATCGAAGCTCAGGCGATTTTGGCCCGCACCTACGTGCTGCGCAACCTACGCCGCTTTGACATCGACGACTATCAGCTCTGTGCCGATACCCAATGTCAGGTTTATTGGGGACTATCCGGGGCTGATCCCATTTCCGATCGCGCCATCACGGCCACTCAAGGGCTGGTGTTAACCTACCAAAATGAATTGGTCGATGCCCTCTATTCCTCGACCACCGGGGGGATTACCGCGCCCTTTGGCGATGTGTGGAATGGCAGCGATCGCCCCTATCTGCAAGCCGTGATTGACTCTGTACAAGGGAGCTGGGATCTGCCCAATAACCGGTTAGACAACGAAGCCAATTTCCGCCGATTTATTAGCCTAGAGCGGGGCTTCAACGAAGAAACGTGGGAGCTGTTCCGCTGGCGGGAAGAGCAGTCGCTAGCCCAGATTAGCAACGACATGCGGGAGTATCTGCGCAGCAAGCAGAATCCCCTGGCTAGCTTCACCCAAATCAAGAACCTGCAAGTGACAGAGCGATCGCCCGCAGGGCGGGTTCAGCGTCTTTTGGTAGACACCGATCTGGGTTCCATTGAGCTAGAAAAAGATGAAATTTTGCGGGCGCTGTGGGGGCCCAACAGCACCCTGTTCTACCTCGATCCCATGTATGAACCGGCTGCCGCCAATACCCCCCCTGAGGATCGTCAGCTACGGGGCTATGCCTTTGTGGGCGGTGGCTTTGGCCATGGCGTGGGCATGAGCCAAACCGGGGCCTACAACCTCGGGCGGTTGGGCTGGAGTAGCGATCGCATCCTAGGCTTCTACTATCTCAACACCACGGTGCAGCCCTTGAGCGATCGCCTGGTATTTTGGCGCGATCCGGCCGAATCTGCCGTCAGCCAGCAGCCTACTGAAGCGATCGTTAGCGAATAA
- a CDS encoding ABC transporter ATP-binding protein, protein MVFQNGTQRFQALKDVDLEVRKGAIQLLMGPSGSGKTTLLSILGGILTPTSGTVTLLGQDITRMARSQLAQFRLKHIGFIFQSFNLFPALTAAENVALVLKVRGTSEHLSLVAARELLDRVGLGDKANNLPRDLSGGQKQRVAIARALVGNPCIIMADEPTAALDSQSGHAVIDVLRKLAKEEQATVLMVTHDPRIVDVADQVAYLEDGQIKAHPHP, encoded by the coding sequence ATGGTGTTTCAAAATGGCACCCAGCGATTTCAGGCCCTGAAAGATGTTGATTTAGAGGTGCGCAAAGGTGCGATTCAACTGCTCATGGGGCCATCCGGATCCGGCAAGACCACGCTGCTGTCGATTTTGGGTGGCATTCTCACACCCACCTCGGGCACGGTGACGCTGTTGGGGCAAGACATTACTCGCATGGCGCGATCGCAGCTTGCGCAGTTTCGCCTGAAGCATATCGGGTTTATTTTCCAGAGTTTTAATTTATTCCCAGCTCTGACCGCGGCCGAAAATGTGGCCCTTGTCCTGAAAGTGCGCGGCACTAGCGAACATCTATCGCTGGTGGCGGCTCGGGAACTGCTCGATCGGGTGGGTCTAGGCGACAAGGCCAATAATCTACCACGGGATCTATCGGGTGGACAAAAGCAGCGGGTGGCGATCGCTCGGGCCTTAGTGGGCAATCCCTGCATCATCATGGCCGATGAACCCACAGCTGCCCTAGATTCCCAAAGCGGTCACGCGGTGATTGATGTCTTGCGCAAACTGGCCAAGGAAGAACAGGCAACGGTGTTGATGGTCACCCATGATCCTCGCATTGTTGACGTTGCCGACCAGGTTGCCTACCTAGAAGATGGTCAGATCAAAGCGCATCCCCATCCTTAG